Proteins from one Staphylococcus saprophyticus subsp. saprophyticus ATCC 15305 = NCTC 7292 genomic window:
- a CDS encoding Na+/H+ antiporter NhaC family protein — MEETKKGNAWALIPLIIFVGMFLGVGIITGDFTTMPLNVAILVATIVGLVLNRKESFQKKVEIFTKGAGHSNIILMMLIFLLAGAFSQTTEDMGGVKSTVNLGLSLIPENLIIVGLFVICMFVSLSMGTSVGTVAAIAPVGFGLSQQADVSAAITMATVVGGAMFGDNLSMISDTTIAAVRTQKTKMSDKFKVNIKIVLPGAIFTVIVLWFLTNGAQIDASKSYDYDLIKVVPYLFVLILALFGVNVIIVLIGGIILSAIIGLFYGTFDWIGLLSSISKGIIGMEDIAIIALLIGGLVALIQHNGGITWLLNFVRNRVKSKRGAELGIAGLVSVADISTANNTISILMAGPLAKDISDEYGVDPRKSASILDMFASCFQGLLPYSPQLIAAAGVASISPFELVPYAIYPMILGICGLIAIAFRLPRLDKK; from the coding sequence ATGGAGGAGACAAAGAAAGGTAATGCATGGGCACTGATACCTTTAATTATTTTTGTGGGTATGTTTTTAGGTGTTGGTATCATTACCGGCGATTTCACTACAATGCCCCTAAATGTTGCGATACTAGTAGCGACAATTGTGGGACTTGTATTAAATAGAAAAGAATCATTTCAAAAGAAAGTTGAAATTTTTACTAAGGGTGCAGGACATTCCAATATTATACTAATGATGCTCATTTTCTTATTAGCAGGAGCGTTTTCGCAAACAACTGAAGATATGGGTGGCGTAAAATCTACAGTGAATTTGGGACTATCTTTGATTCCTGAGAATTTAATCATTGTAGGTTTATTCGTGATATGTATGTTCGTGTCACTTTCTATGGGTACATCCGTGGGCACTGTAGCAGCTATAGCGCCTGTTGGCTTTGGACTAAGCCAACAGGCGGATGTCTCTGCAGCCATCACTATGGCGACGGTCGTAGGTGGGGCGATGTTTGGTGATAATTTATCAATGATTTCAGATACAACGATAGCTGCGGTAAGAACTCAAAAAACAAAAATGAGTGATAAGTTTAAGGTGAATATCAAAATCGTGTTACCTGGTGCCATATTTACTGTCATTGTACTTTGGTTTTTAACAAATGGAGCACAAATTGATGCATCTAAGAGCTACGATTATGATCTTATAAAAGTAGTACCTTATTTATTTGTACTCATACTCGCATTATTCGGCGTCAACGTTATTATTGTACTTATTGGCGGTATTATACTTTCAGCAATTATAGGTTTATTTTATGGTACCTTTGATTGGATTGGGTTATTAAGCTCTATTTCTAAAGGGATTATTGGCATGGAGGATATTGCCATTATTGCACTATTAATTGGTGGTCTAGTGGCATTGATACAACACAATGGTGGTATTACATGGTTACTTAATTTTGTGCGTAATAGAGTGAAATCTAAGCGTGGCGCAGAACTAGGAATTGCTGGCTTAGTGAGTGTGGCCGATATTTCAACTGCTAATAATACGATTTCTATATTAATGGCAGGGCCATTAGCTAAAGACATTTCAGATGAATATGGTGTAGATCCGCGTAAATCAGCAAGTATTCTAGATATGTTTGCAAGCTGTTTCCAAGGACTATTACCGTATAGTCCACAGCTTATTGCAGCAGCAGGTGTGGCATCTATATCACCGTTTGAATTGGTACCGTATGCGATTTATCCGATGATATTAGGGATTTGTGGTCTGATTGCTATCGCCTTTAGATTGCCGAGATTGGACAAGAAATAA
- a CDS encoding SRPBCC family protein has product MAKYNVENENVEIRLERLFKVEPELLYQAWTDERFLKQWFMTTERTNKSIQVDAEQNGNYTIIDVRKGKENKIQGSYRTLTPFEYIVMTIGMPELSDSEDTIEVEIFEREPGITQMIFNYTAYVPRERRLTTLEYKQKKKEYHDSTAHGFEMLFDKLQIALETFEAEL; this is encoded by the coding sequence GTGGCTAAATATAATGTAGAGAATGAAAATGTTGAGATACGTCTTGAACGATTATTTAAAGTTGAACCAGAATTGTTATATCAAGCGTGGACAGATGAACGTTTTCTTAAACAATGGTTTATGACAACAGAAAGAACAAATAAATCAATCCAAGTAGATGCTGAACAAAATGGAAACTATACGATTATTGATGTAAGAAAAGGCAAAGAAAATAAAATTCAAGGATCATATCGTACGTTAACGCCTTTTGAATATATTGTAATGACCATAGGTATGCCAGAGCTAAGTGATTCTGAAGATACGATAGAAGTTGAAATATTCGAAAGAGAACCTGGCATCACACAAATGATTTTCAATTATACTGCGTATGTTCCTAGAGAACGTAGACTTACAACATTAGAATATAAGCAAAAGAAAAAAGAATACCATGATTCTACTGCACATGGTTTTGAAATGTTATTTGATAAACTACAAATTGCATTAGAAACATTTGAAGCGGAATTATAA
- a CDS encoding helix-turn-helix domain-containing protein: MGKHYKYEFKLKVVQEYLNSLLGYRALTKKYEISNKSLIERWVTQYKEFGPEGLSKRLKIKCFKVCQEREIVSKIQLWKTFLDY; the protein is encoded by the coding sequence ATGGGCAAACATTACAAATATGAATTTAAATTAAAGGTAGTTCAAGAATATTTGAATAGTTTATTAGGTTATAGAGCATTAACAAAGAAATATGAAATATCGAATAAAAGTTTAATCGAAAGGTGGGTTACACAATATAAAGAATTTGGACCCGAAGGGTTAAGTAAACGATTGAAAATAAAGTGTTTCAAAGTATGTCAAGAAAGGGAAATTGTCTCGAAAATTCAGTTATGGAAAACTTTTTTGGATTATTGA
- a CDS encoding MurR/RpiR family transcriptional regulator codes for MFLDERVNNNFNKLNENDLHIAHFINTHINQCKTMKIQELAASTHASNATIHRFTRKLGFDGYSDFKSYLKFETEQSHQLPSDSIEGFKQEIENTFTYLERIDYELITDKINQAETVYLYGTGLAQMNVAQEAQRILLTIHKNIIVLHDVHEFKMVLNKATPKDIFFIISLSGETTQLSDITNLLQLRQKYFFSVTTLKDNTLAQKANYNIYVSSNTFYLVDGIDYSSFISYHIFFETLLRKYNERQEKGELNTH; via the coding sequence TTGTTTTTAGATGAACGCGTCAATAATAACTTTAATAAATTAAACGAAAATGATTTACATATAGCACATTTTATTAATACACATATTAATCAATGTAAAACGATGAAAATACAAGAATTAGCTGCGAGTACCCATGCATCCAATGCGACGATCCATCGTTTTACACGTAAGCTTGGGTTTGACGGATACAGTGATTTTAAATCTTATTTAAAATTTGAAACAGAACAATCACATCAGCTGCCTTCCGACTCTATTGAAGGATTTAAACAAGAAATTGAAAATACGTTCACTTATTTAGAGCGCATTGATTATGAACTGATTACCGATAAAATTAACCAAGCCGAAACGGTCTATCTATACGGTACAGGTTTAGCTCAGATGAATGTTGCTCAAGAAGCACAACGGATTTTATTAACAATTCATAAGAATATTATTGTCCTACATGATGTTCATGAATTTAAAATGGTCTTAAATAAAGCAACACCGAAAGATATCTTTTTTATCATTTCGCTTTCCGGAGAAACAACGCAACTTTCAGATATCACTAATTTACTGCAACTGCGTCAAAAATACTTTTTCTCAGTAACTACATTGAAAGATAACACGCTAGCACAAAAAGCAAATTATAATATCTATGTTTCGAGTAATACGTTTTATCTCGTAGATGGTATAGATTACTCTAGCTTTATCAGTTATCATATCTTTTTCGAAACATTGCTACGGAAATATAATGAACGCCAAGAAAAAGGCGAACTCAACACACACTAA
- a CDS encoding alpha-glucoside-specific PTS transporter subunit IIBC, whose product MNAIKRFGSAMIVPVLMFAFFGIVLGFATLFKNPSIMGSIAEEGTNWFKIWSVIESGGWTIFNHMEIVFVVGLPLSLAKKAPGHAALAALMGYLMFNTFINAILTQWPHTFGANLEKGVENVTGLKAIAGIETLDTNILGGIIISSIITWIHNRYYSKRLPEMLGVFQGLTFVVTISFFVMLPVALITCIIWPTVQGGISSLQGFIIGSGYIGVWLYHFLERVLIPTGLHHFIYAPIEVGPVVVNHGLKAEWFEHVNEFAKSTKPLKEQFPYGFMLQGNGKVFGAIGIALAMYSTTPKENKKKIAALLIPATLTAVVVGITEPLEFTFLFIAPYLFVLHALLAATMDTLMYGFGLVGNFGGGLLDFFATNWIPLAQNHWLTYVFQIIIGLVFTAIYYFLFRFLILKFNIPLPGRKKDEEDVKLYSKHDYKDKKGETKTTASTGNEYEDKAIYYLEGLGGKENIKDVTNCTTRLRLTVNDPEKVEDSGYFTHNQMSHGLVKSGKNVQVVVGMSVPQVREAFENIVNESQ is encoded by the coding sequence ATGAACGCAATTAAAAGGTTTGGTAGTGCAATGATCGTACCTGTATTAATGTTTGCTTTCTTTGGTATTGTACTTGGGTTTGCAACACTATTTAAAAATCCATCAATTATGGGGAGTATTGCAGAAGAAGGAACGAATTGGTTTAAGATTTGGTCTGTGATTGAATCAGGTGGTTGGACGATATTTAATCACATGGAAATCGTCTTTGTAGTAGGTTTACCTTTATCATTAGCTAAGAAAGCACCGGGACACGCTGCCTTAGCTGCCTTAATGGGTTACTTAATGTTTAATACATTTATCAATGCAATACTTACGCAATGGCCACATACATTTGGCGCAAATTTGGAAAAAGGCGTTGAAAATGTAACAGGCCTTAAAGCGATTGCTGGTATAGAAACGCTCGATACAAACATATTAGGCGGTATTATCATCTCCAGTATCATAACTTGGATACATAATCGCTATTACAGTAAACGTCTTCCTGAAATGTTAGGGGTATTCCAAGGATTGACCTTTGTTGTTACGATTTCATTCTTTGTTATGTTGCCAGTTGCATTAATTACTTGTATTATTTGGCCAACTGTACAAGGAGGCATTTCATCATTACAAGGATTTATCATAGGTTCAGGTTATATTGGTGTATGGTTGTACCATTTCTTAGAGAGAGTGCTCATTCCAACTGGCCTACATCATTTCATTTATGCACCAATTGAAGTCGGCCCAGTAGTAGTTAATCACGGTTTGAAAGCCGAATGGTTCGAACATGTCAATGAGTTTGCTAAGAGTACGAAACCATTAAAAGAACAATTTCCTTATGGCTTTATGCTACAAGGTAATGGTAAAGTATTTGGTGCTATTGGTATTGCTTTAGCAATGTACTCTACGACACCTAAAGAGAATAAAAAGAAAATTGCAGCATTACTTATACCAGCAACATTAACTGCAGTCGTTGTAGGTATTACGGAACCATTAGAATTTACATTCTTATTTATTGCACCTTATTTATTTGTATTACATGCATTATTAGCTGCTACAATGGATACATTAATGTATGGATTTGGTCTTGTCGGTAATTTTGGCGGGGGACTTTTAGACTTCTTCGCAACAAACTGGATTCCTTTAGCACAAAACCATTGGCTAACATACGTATTCCAAATAATTATTGGTCTTGTATTTACAGCAATATATTACTTCTTATTTAGATTTTTAATTTTAAAATTCAATATTCCACTTCCTGGTCGTAAAAAAGATGAAGAAGATGTGAAATTGTATAGTAAACATGATTATAAAGATAAAAAAGGAGAAACAAAAACAACTGCATCTACTGGAAATGAGTATGAAGATAAAGCAATTTATTATTTAGAGGGCTTAGGTGGTAAGGAAAATATTAAAGATGTTACTAATTGTACGACACGTTTGAGATTGACTGTTAATGATCCAGAGAAAGTAGAAGATAGTGGGTATTTTACGCATAACCAAATGTCGCATGGATTAGTTAAGAGTGGTAAGAACGTACAAGTCGTTGTAGGTATGTCTGTGCCACAAGTAAGAGAGGCTTTTGAAAATATAGTGAATGAATCGCAGTAA
- a CDS encoding bile acid:sodium symporter family protein, whose amino-acid sequence MLSKVSRFATNTFLVWMLIAAIIGFIFPAQLATLSGWVPYLLGIVMLGMGLTIDPKDFKIVFQSPRSVIIGVILQYTIMPLTAFLIAKLFHLPPEVAIGVILVGCCPGGTSSNVMSYLANANVALSVAITSVSTLLAPIMTPALIYLFAHEWLQVSFMSMFWSVIQVILIPILIGFILQKVFKNFAAKSATALPIVSVVAISLILASVVGGSKSQILETGLLIFAVVILHNIVGYTLGYTLARIFKLERADKKAVSIEVGMQNSGLAVSLATVHFSPLAAVPGAVFSLVHNITGPILAKYWNKR is encoded by the coding sequence ATGTTATCAAAAGTTAGTAGATTTGCCACCAACACATTCTTAGTATGGATGTTAATTGCTGCAATTATTGGATTTATTTTTCCAGCACAGTTAGCTACATTGAGCGGATGGGTACCATATTTATTGGGTATTGTGATGTTGGGGATGGGGTTAACAATTGATCCCAAAGACTTTAAAATTGTATTTCAGTCGCCACGTTCAGTTATTATTGGCGTCATTTTACAATATACGATTATGCCATTAACGGCATTTTTAATAGCAAAATTATTTCATTTACCACCAGAAGTTGCAATTGGTGTTATATTAGTAGGCTGTTGTCCAGGAGGGACATCAAGTAACGTTATGAGTTACTTAGCTAATGCGAATGTTGCGCTATCAGTTGCCATCACAAGTGTTTCAACTTTACTTGCGCCAATTATGACACCAGCATTAATATATTTATTTGCGCATGAATGGCTACAAGTTTCATTCATGAGTATGTTTTGGTCAGTCATTCAAGTTATATTGATACCGATATTGATTGGTTTTATATTACAAAAGGTATTCAAAAATTTTGCGGCCAAATCTGCTACGGCATTGCCAATTGTATCTGTAGTTGCTATTTCATTAATTTTAGCATCAGTCGTTGGAGGGAGTAAATCACAGATTCTTGAAACTGGTTTATTAATCTTTGCTGTTGTTATCTTGCATAATATAGTAGGTTATACACTTGGTTATACGCTAGCACGTATATTTAAACTAGAGAGAGCAGACAAGAAAGCAGTATCTATTGAAGTTGGAATGCAAAATTCTGGTCTGGCAGTATCGTTAGCGACTGTGCATTTTAGTCCGCTAGCAGCTGTTCCGGGTGCAGTATTTAGTTTAGTACATAATATTACAGGACCAATTTTAGCAAAATACTGGAATAAACGTTAA
- a CDS encoding HAD family hydrolase, whose protein sequence is MYKAVVFDFDGTMIDTEKHLFEIINKHLKQHKQNEISLDYYRQSIGGAATALHNYLEEVLGIDNKNKIYEEHHETSVDLPIIESVQKLMDYCKQRHIPMAIATSSYREDILPTFKNLGLDAYIDIIVGREDVAAIKPNPDPYLTAVQKLNYNPTNCLALEDSVNGATAAVTAGLDVIVNTNEMTELQDFNEVAYIGKDLSAEEIIKLCFENNRG, encoded by the coding sequence ATGTATAAAGCAGTGGTATTTGATTTTGATGGTACGATGATTGATACAGAAAAACATCTATTTGAAATCATCAATAAACATTTAAAACAGCATAAGCAAAATGAAATTAGCTTAGACTATTATCGACAATCGATTGGTGGTGCTGCAACCGCATTACATAATTATTTAGAGGAAGTACTTGGTATTGACAATAAAAATAAAATTTATGAAGAGCATCATGAAACAAGTGTGGATTTACCGATTATTGAATCTGTACAAAAGTTAATGGATTATTGTAAACAACGCCATATACCAATGGCAATCGCAACAAGTAGTTATCGAGAAGATATTCTGCCAACATTTAAAAACTTAGGTTTAGATGCTTATATAGATATTATTGTAGGACGTGAGGATGTTGCAGCAATTAAACCGAATCCAGATCCATATTTAACAGCAGTGCAAAAACTAAATTACAATCCTACGAATTGTCTTGCGTTAGAAGACTCTGTTAATGGTGCCACGGCTGCTGTTACCGCAGGATTAGATGTCATTGTTAATACAAACGAGATGACAGAATTACAAGATTTTAATGAGGTTGCTTATATAGGAAAAGATTTATCTGCAGAAGAGATTATAAAATTATGTTTTGAAAATAATAGGGGTTAA
- a CDS encoding formate/nitrite transporter family protein produces MNEKNVKWDKVFYGKSWINHVVDTIRTKDILQSFYFKRYLLRAIMAGFILGVITVFVLLIKASLDTHVPTGVINLVAAVAFSFALVLILFTNSELLTSNFMYFTVGLYYRVISPTRVLKIFMLCFIGNALGGLVFFLILKGSDVMTVDMFTQLEATIEHKTLSSSLIAILIKGIFANFFINISLVIAMQIDDILAKMFVMMFGVSIFAFMGYEHVVYNTVLFAGGLIYHSNVLALTPAVINLIGAGIGNYIGGGLIIGLFYAYLNDHHQYDHKVSTKPVKH; encoded by the coding sequence GTGAACGAAAAAAATGTTAAATGGGATAAAGTCTTTTACGGTAAATCTTGGATAAATCATGTAGTAGATACAATAAGAACAAAGGATATACTTCAAAGTTTTTATTTCAAACGTTATTTACTTCGCGCCATCATGGCTGGATTTATATTAGGTGTCATCACAGTATTTGTATTACTTATTAAAGCTTCTCTTGATACACATGTTCCCACAGGTGTTATCAATTTAGTGGCTGCTGTCGCATTTAGTTTTGCGCTTGTTTTAATACTATTTACAAATTCAGAGCTACTGACAAGCAACTTTATGTATTTTACTGTTGGTTTATATTATCGCGTTATCAGTCCAACTCGTGTTTTAAAAATCTTCATGCTTTGCTTTATTGGGAATGCCTTAGGTGGCCTAGTTTTCTTTCTTATATTAAAAGGCTCTGATGTTATGACAGTTGATATGTTTACGCAATTAGAGGCAACCATTGAACATAAAACATTATCTTCAAGTTTGATAGCGATATTAATTAAAGGTATTTTTGCAAATTTCTTCATTAATATTTCTTTAGTCATTGCGATGCAAATAGATGATATTTTAGCTAAAATGTTTGTCATGATGTTTGGTGTGTCAATTTTTGCATTTATGGGTTATGAACATGTCGTATACAATACTGTCCTTTTCGCAGGCGGTCTCATTTATCATAGTAACGTATTAGCTTTAACTCCTGCAGTTATCAATCTGATTGGTGCAGGTATTGGGAATTATATCGGGGGTGGTTTAATTATAGGTTTATTCTATGCATATTTAAATGATCACCATCAATATGATCACAAAGTATCAACTAAACCAGTGAAACATTAA
- a CDS encoding amino acid permease: MEENNELKRGLGARQMRMIALGGTIGVGLFMGATSTIKWTGPSVIFAYLIAGIFLFLVMRAMGEMVYLHPTSGSFANFASDYIHPVAGYLTAWSNIFQWVVVGMSEVIAVGEYMNYWFPDLPQWIPGVIVVALLAGANLVSVKAFGEFEFWFAMIKVVTIILMIVAGFGLIFFGLGNGGEAIGLSNLWSHGGFMPNGWIGFFFALSIVIGSYQGVELIGITAGETKDPQKNIKSAVNGVIWRILIFYIGAIFVIVTVYPWDELGNIGSPFVATFAKVGITFAAGLINFVVLTAAMSGCNSGIFSASRMTLNLSQKGMLPKFFGKVMKNGVPIWTVLAIAIGILIGALLNVILPLFIKGADSIFVYVYSASILPGMVPWFMILISHLRFRKNHPDELDGHPFKMPGGAITNYITMAFFIMVLIGMLFNKETVVSVVIGIIFLLFMTLFFFLKGYHKLSKDKLI; the protein is encoded by the coding sequence ATGGAAGAAAATAATGAATTAAAAAGGGGATTAGGTGCTCGTCAAATGCGTATGATCGCTCTTGGCGGAACAATCGGTGTTGGATTGTTTATGGGGGCAACCAGCACTATAAAATGGACAGGTCCTTCTGTGATATTCGCATATTTAATTGCAGGTATCTTTTTATTCTTAGTAATGAGAGCAATGGGAGAAATGGTTTACTTACATCCAACTTCTGGTTCTTTTGCTAACTTTGCAAGTGATTACATACATCCAGTGGCAGGGTACTTAACAGCTTGGAGTAATATATTCCAATGGGTTGTTGTAGGAATGAGTGAGGTCATTGCCGTTGGAGAATATATGAACTACTGGTTCCCAGATTTACCACAGTGGATTCCTGGTGTTATTGTGGTTGCACTATTAGCAGGTGCAAACCTTGTATCTGTTAAGGCGTTCGGTGAATTTGAATTCTGGTTTGCAATGATTAAAGTTGTAACAATTATATTAATGATTGTTGCTGGCTTTGGATTAATTTTCTTTGGACTTGGTAATGGTGGAGAAGCGATCGGCTTATCTAATTTATGGTCACATGGTGGTTTCATGCCTAATGGTTGGATTGGATTCTTCTTTGCGCTATCAATTGTTATTGGTTCATATCAAGGTGTGGAATTAATTGGTATTACAGCTGGTGAGACGAAAGATCCGCAGAAAAATATTAAAAGTGCGGTTAATGGTGTTATCTGGCGTATATTAATTTTCTATATTGGTGCAATTTTTGTGATTGTTACTGTTTATCCATGGGATGAATTAGGAAACATAGGTAGTCCTTTTGTAGCAACATTTGCGAAAGTAGGTATTACCTTTGCAGCTGGTTTAATTAACTTTGTTGTATTGACTGCAGCAATGTCAGGTTGTAACTCAGGTATATTCAGTGCTAGTCGTATGACATTGAACTTATCTCAAAAAGGCATGTTACCTAAATTCTTTGGTAAAGTTATGAAAAATGGTGTTCCAATTTGGACTGTACTTGCCATTGCAATTGGTATTTTAATTGGTGCATTATTAAATGTTATCTTACCTTTATTCATTAAAGGTGCAGACAGTATCTTTGTTTACGTATATAGTGCGTCAATCTTACCTGGTATGGTACCGTGGTTTATGATTTTAATTAGTCATTTAAGATTTAGAAAAAATCATCCTGACGAATTAGATGGTCACCCATTCAAGATGCCTGGTGGTGCTATAACAAACTATATTACGATGGCATTCTTTATAATGGTATTGATTGGTATGTTGTTTAATAAAGAAACCGTCGTTTCAGTTGTAATTGGTATTATATTCTTATTATTTATGACATTATTCTTTTTCTTAAAAGGCTACCATAAATTGAGTAAAGACAAACTGATATAA
- a CDS encoding alkaline phosphatase yields MKIFNRLATISVASAIVAGTALGSAQPTYASGGGQDSNQNDEVSYMGNTKNPKNVIFLVGDGMGPSYNSAYRYFADNPETKEMDKTAFDHYLAGNQRTNPDDPKENVTDSAAGATAFSSGHKTYNGAIGVDENKKDVKTVLEQAKENGKSTGLVSTAELTDATPAAYASHVDDRDKKDEIAQQFYNDKINGQHKVDVLLGGGAEYFGKENGNLTDKLKKDGYDIVKNKSQMQNSNSKQILGLFADNDMPLQIDAPKQNPKLVDMTDTAVNKLKQNDKGFFLMVEGASIDKSGHPNDVTGVMSEMQGFEKAFDYATQYAKANPDTLVVATADHSTGGLSIAKGKDYVWNPDAIHSMKHSGSYMTKQIASGKDAAKVIKEGYGFDVKQSQIDKINEEAKKLKDLDEDDEKYKDQLQKLQDAVQKPINDKSNTGWTTYGHTGEDVNTYAFGPGSDRFQGNIDNTDNAKNIFDFFKNDQSS; encoded by the coding sequence ATGAAAATCTTCAATAGGTTAGCAACTATTTCTGTAGCAAGTGCAATTGTGGCTGGTACAGCATTGGGGAGTGCACAACCAACTTATGCATCAGGCGGAGGACAAGATTCAAATCAAAATGATGAAGTTTCATATATGGGAAATACTAAAAATCCTAAAAATGTGATTTTCCTTGTGGGCGATGGTATGGGACCTTCATATAACTCTGCATACCGTTATTTTGCAGATAATCCTGAAACAAAAGAAATGGATAAAACAGCATTTGATCATTATTTAGCAGGTAACCAACGTACAAATCCAGATGATCCAAAAGAAAATGTAACGGATTCAGCTGCTGGGGCAACTGCTTTTAGTTCTGGTCATAAAACATATAATGGTGCAATTGGTGTTGATGAAAATAAAAAGGATGTTAAAACTGTTTTAGAACAAGCTAAAGAAAATGGTAAGTCAACTGGACTTGTGTCTACTGCTGAACTTACGGATGCTACACCAGCAGCTTATGCGTCACATGTTGATGATCGTGATAAAAAAGATGAAATTGCGCAACAATTTTATAATGATAAAATAAATGGCCAACACAAAGTGGACGTGCTACTTGGTGGCGGTGCTGAATATTTCGGAAAAGAGAATGGTAACCTCACAGATAAATTAAAAAAAGATGGTTATGATATTGTGAAGAATAAATCGCAAATGCAAAACTCTAATAGCAAGCAAATACTAGGTTTATTTGCAGATAATGATATGCCTTTACAAATTGATGCACCAAAACAAAATCCAAAACTTGTTGATATGACAGATACTGCTGTTAATAAATTGAAACAAAATGATAAAGGATTCTTCTTAATGGTAGAGGGTGCTTCAATTGATAAATCTGGTCATCCTAATGATGTTACTGGCGTAATGTCTGAAATGCAAGGTTTTGAAAAAGCATTTGACTATGCAACACAATACGCTAAAGCAAATCCAGATACGCTAGTCGTTGCGACTGCTGACCATTCAACAGGTGGGTTATCCATTGCTAAGGGTAAAGACTACGTTTGGAATCCAGATGCGATTCACTCAATGAAACATTCAGGTTCTTATATGACAAAGCAAATTGCTAGTGGTAAAGACGCTGCGAAAGTCATTAAAGAGGGTTATGGATTTGATGTAAAACAAAGTCAAATTGATAAAATTAATGAAGAAGCTAAAAAATTAAAAGATCTTGATGAAGATGACGAAAAATATAAAGATCAATTACAAAAACTACAAGATGCAGTACAAAAACCAATTAACGATAAGTCTAATACTGGATGGACAACGTATGGTCATACTGGTGAAGATGTAAATACTTATGCATTTGGTCCAGGTAGTGACCGATTCCAAGGTAACATTGATAATACAGATAATGCCAAAAACATCTTTGATTTTTTCAAAAATGATCAATCATCTTAA
- a CDS encoding MurR/RpiR family transcriptional regulator encodes MTNVLYKIDSNYNQLTKSEKKIADFILITPHKMINMSVQDLSNEIDTSTASIVRFSKKITGKGFQELKIAISRYLPNDAINNNHLELVDNESVDTLKNKMLSRVTDTMNYVSNHIDDQMIDHICDTMKRARTIFLFGYGASLVIVTDLFQKLSRIGLNVHLLQETHLFMSTLATHDERDCIIFVTNQGSHSEMQSMAKVAKDYTIPIITISSSNDNPVAKISDYTIIYGQTDENELRMAATTSLFAQLFTVDILYYRYIALNYQSALDSITQSKMALDNYRKHLSTIRFKH; translated from the coding sequence ATGACCAACGTACTTTATAAAATTGATAGCAATTATAATCAATTAACTAAAAGCGAGAAAAAAATCGCTGACTTCATACTAATTACACCGCATAAAATGATAAATATGTCTGTCCAAGATTTATCAAATGAAATTGATACAAGTACTGCATCCATTGTTAGATTTAGTAAGAAAATAACTGGAAAAGGATTTCAAGAGCTTAAAATCGCTATATCTCGTTATTTACCTAATGATGCAATTAACAATAATCATCTAGAACTTGTAGATAATGAATCTGTAGATACACTTAAAAACAAAATGTTATCTCGTGTCACTGATACGATGAATTATGTATCTAATCATATTGATGACCAAATGATAGATCACATATGCGATACGATGAAGCGTGCACGTACAATCTTTCTATTTGGCTATGGTGCCTCTCTCGTGATAGTGACTGACCTTTTCCAAAAATTATCGCGCATAGGACTTAATGTTCATCTACTTCAAGAGACGCATTTATTCATGTCGACGCTAGCTACCCATGATGAACGTGACTGTATTATTTTTGTTACGAATCAAGGTAGTCATAGCGAAATGCAATCCATGGCAAAAGTCGCTAAAGATTATACGATACCTATTATTACAATTTCTAGTTCAAATGATAATCCAGTTGCTAAAATATCAGATTACACCATTATTTATGGCCAAACAGATGAAAATGAATTGCGCATGGCTGCCACGACATCTCTATTCGCACAATTGTTTACTGTTGATATTTTATATTATCGCTATATTGCCTTAAATTACCAAAGTGCACTGGATTCAATTACACAATCTAAAATGGCTTTAGATAATTATCGTAAGCATTTATCTACCATTCGGTTTAAACACTAA